A genome region from Acidimicrobiales bacterium includes the following:
- a CDS encoding ATP-dependent DNA helicase UvrD2, with protein sequence MSGPGGPGPGPLGRSVVVADGAAPPPAWADAPRVRVDEAALAAPSELVATLHGAWAERRPLVIDLAVDPARFREPEHISATPWEVGVDLDLVGDRLHFLLWADTWDARGDEPVWWWGVKAARLADGAVATPGGPGDLRLADGTALWVDGGPRQPLARADLGGLGVVHRESVEAGHLAVAPEPTPPTADLTPSDPAHRPGSDVVVATALEEDQRAAVAHSRGPARIVAPAGSGKTRVLTERLRHLLVDRGWEPGSVLAVAYNVKARDEMVERTAGLGARVQTLNGLAYGILAQARDGAPPVLDEREVRRILDGLAPSRQHRANTDPTAAYIEALTEVRLGLRDPAVVEQERGDVPGFAALVGPYRQELARRGAVDFDEQVAAAIEALLGDGHLRRRVQARHRHVLVDELQDLTPAHVLLLRLVAGPPLDVFGVGDDDQVIYGHAGADPRFLIDFAHWFPGGGEHALEVNHRCAAPIVTAAATLLSYNHRRVAKVIRPRADAASDPGAVRVVAHPPSGGADALVGAVRGWLEAGHDPDGIAVLGRVHALLLAPHVALVEAGIPVRSTVGPDLLERTGARAALAYLRIATEPQAIAPADLAEVYRRPSRGLPRWITKWFRRPMTVAEVAAIASRIDDAKVADKVTALAADLGVVARAGRTTRQVLEVVRDQVGLGEAMAGLDRSKGGEGSSQLDDLEALIQVADLHPALDGFEAWLRDSLRGGARRGEAAVTLSTVHRVKGREWPRVVVAGVTAGLLPHRLALDEEEERRVLHVALTRARDEVVVLGDAGRLSPFLAELEGRAPHRPERSARRAGAPAPAAPAAGGRPRREGGRAAPGVPLEGVAAAREEALKAWRRERSRADSVPAYVVASDATVRAIAEAAPATLAALASVPGIGPTKLARYGEAVLAVVASAEDPGPGASPTPAAGLPL encoded by the coding sequence GTGAGCGGGCCGGGGGGGCCGGGGCCCGGGCCGCTGGGCCGGTCGGTGGTGGTGGCCGACGGCGCCGCGCCCCCCCCGGCCTGGGCCGACGCCCCCCGTGTCCGGGTCGACGAGGCCGCCCTGGCCGCCCCCTCGGAACTGGTGGCAACCTTGCACGGGGCGTGGGCCGAGCGGCGGCCGCTGGTCATCGACCTGGCCGTCGACCCGGCCCGGTTCCGGGAGCCGGAGCACATCTCCGCCACCCCGTGGGAGGTGGGTGTCGACCTGGACCTGGTCGGCGATCGGCTCCACTTCCTGCTGTGGGCCGACACCTGGGACGCCAGGGGTGACGAGCCGGTGTGGTGGTGGGGGGTCAAGGCCGCCCGCCTGGCCGACGGGGCCGTCGCCACCCCCGGCGGGCCCGGGGACCTGCGCCTGGCCGACGGCACCGCCCTGTGGGTGGACGGCGGGCCCCGCCAGCCCCTGGCCCGGGCCGACCTGGGCGGGCTGGGCGTGGTCCATCGGGAGTCGGTCGAGGCCGGCCACCTGGCCGTCGCCCCCGAGCCGACGCCCCCCACCGCCGACCTGACCCCCTCCGACCCCGCCCACCGCCCCGGGAGCGACGTCGTCGTCGCCACCGCCCTGGAGGAGGACCAGCGGGCCGCGGTGGCCCACAGCCGGGGCCCGGCCCGGATCGTGGCCCCCGCCGGGTCGGGCAAGACCCGGGTGCTCACCGAGCGCCTGCGCCACCTGCTGGTCGACCGGGGCTGGGAGCCCGGCTCGGTGCTGGCCGTGGCCTACAACGTGAAGGCCCGCGACGAGATGGTCGAGCGCACCGCCGGCCTGGGCGCCCGGGTCCAGACGCTCAACGGGCTGGCCTACGGCATCCTGGCCCAGGCCCGCGACGGCGCCCCCCCGGTGCTCGACGAGCGGGAGGTGCGCCGCATCCTCGACGGCCTCGCCCCCTCCCGGCAGCACCGGGCCAACACCGACCCCACCGCGGCCTACATCGAGGCCCTCACCGAGGTCCGCCTGGGCCTGCGCGACCCGGCCGTCGTCGAGCAGGAGCGGGGCGACGTGCCCGGCTTCGCGGCCCTGGTCGGGCCCTACCGCCAAGAGCTGGCCCGCCGGGGCGCCGTGGACTTCGACGAGCAGGTGGCGGCGGCCATCGAGGCCCTGCTGGGCGACGGCCACCTGCGCCGGCGAGTCCAGGCCCGCCACCGCCACGTGCTGGTGGACGAGCTCCAGGACCTCACGCCGGCCCACGTGCTCCTGCTGCGCCTCGTCGCCGGCCCCCCCCTCGACGTGTTCGGCGTGGGCGACGACGACCAGGTCATCTACGGCCACGCCGGCGCTGATCCCCGCTTCCTCATCGACTTCGCCCACTGGTTCCCGGGCGGTGGCGAGCACGCGCTGGAGGTCAACCACCGCTGCGCCGCCCCCATCGTCACCGCCGCGGCCACGCTGCTGTCGTACAACCACCGCCGGGTGGCCAAGGTCATCCGCCCCCGGGCCGACGCCGCCTCCGACCCCGGCGCCGTGCGGGTGGTGGCGCATCCCCCCTCGGGCGGGGCCGACGCCCTGGTCGGCGCGGTCCGGGGCTGGTTGGAGGCCGGCCACGACCCGGACGGCATCGCCGTGCTGGGCCGGGTCCACGCCCTGCTCCTGGCGCCCCACGTGGCCCTGGTCGAGGCGGGCATCCCCGTGCGCTCGACGGTGGGGCCCGACCTGCTGGAGCGCACGGGGGCTCGGGCCGCCCTGGCCTACCTGCGCATCGCCACCGAGCCCCAGGCCATCGCCCCCGCCGACCTGGCCGAGGTCTACCGGAGGCCCAGCCGGGGCCTGCCCCGGTGGATCACCAAGTGGTTCCGCCGGCCCATGACCGTGGCCGAGGTGGCCGCCATCGCCTCCCGCATCGACGACGCCAAGGTGGCCGACAAGGTCACGGCCCTGGCCGCCGACCTCGGCGTCGTGGCCCGTGCCGGCCGCACCACCCGCCAGGTCCTGGAGGTCGTCCGCGACCAGGTCGGGCTGGGCGAGGCCATGGCCGGCCTCGACCGCTCCAAGGGGGGCGAGGGCTCCAGCCAGCTCGACGACCTGGAGGCCCTGATCCAGGTGGCCGACCTCCACCCCGCCCTCGACGGGTTCGAGGCCTGGCTGCGGGACTCGCTGCGGGGCGGGGCCCGGCGGGGCGAAGCCGCGGTCACGCTGTCGACCGTGCACCGGGTCAAGGGCCGGGAGTGGCCCCGGGTGGTGGTCGCCGGGGTCACGGCCGGGCTCCTGCCCCACCGCCTGGCCCTCGACGAGGAGGAGGAGCGCCGCGTCCTGCACGTGGCCCTGACCCGGGCCCGCGACGAGGTGGTGGTGCTGGGCGACGCCGGGCGGCTCTCGCCGTTCCTGGCCGAGCTCGAGGGGCGGGCGCCCCACCGGCCCGAGCGGTCCGCCCGCCGGGCCGGCGCCCCGGCTCCTGCCGCCCCGGCCGCCGGTGGCCGGCCCCGCCGCGAGGGCGGCCGAGCGGCGCCCGGGGTCCCGTTGGAGGGCGTGGCCGCGGCCCGGGAGGAGGCGCTGAAGGCCTGGCGGAGGGAGCGCAGCCGGGCCGACAGCGTGCCGGCCTACGTGGTGGCCTCCGACGCCACCGTGCGGGCCATCGCCGAGGCGGCCCCGGCCACCCTGGCCGCCCTGGCCTCGGTGCCCGGCATCGGCCCCACCAAGCTGGCCCGCTACGGCGAGGCCGTCCTGGCCGTGGTGGCCTCGGCCGAGGACCCGGGTCCCGGCGCCAGCCCGACCCCCGCCGCCGGCCTCCCGCTCTGA
- a CDS encoding Ppx/GppA phosphatase family protein, with the protein MAEVLAAVDVGTNSLHLVVARVVDGDRFEVITREKEQVRLGQGAGDMKTLAPEAVERGVAALGRFRRLADAHGAELRAVATSAVREAENHDDFLRRARRQAGVEVEVVSGVEEARLIHLGVLSALPVYERPLLLCDIGGGSTELLLGLRGEARAARSLKLGAVRLTNRFFADGPPSKSDIEACRRHVRGALVAFEREVRRVGFEVAVGSSGTIEQVVRLARRRAGDDDPARTWNGATATAGEIGEVAAELARAARKGTLDQVEGLDPKRADIITAGALILEGVVQRLGVEELTLSEAALREGVLIDTLERVRGGSLHRVTDVGRHSVRHLADANDPDPAHSAWVATLALQLHDDLAGLLGLDAESRDHLEAAALLANVGLAVSHDGHHKHSYYVIRNSDRLVGFTDAEIERIALVARYHRKSAPKARHPEFARLAPEEQAVVRALAALLRVAIGLDRTHGQRVAAARARAVGGTVVVEVTPADGAEVDLELHTAAERSDLLADVLDRPVEVVRAGAPTRAGASTRADAP; encoded by the coding sequence ATGGCTGAGGTGCTCGCCGCCGTCGACGTCGGCACCAACTCGCTGCACCTGGTGGTGGCCCGCGTCGTCGACGGCGACCGCTTCGAGGTCATCACCCGCGAGAAGGAGCAGGTCCGGCTGGGCCAGGGCGCGGGCGACATGAAGACTCTGGCCCCCGAGGCCGTCGAGCGGGGCGTGGCCGCCCTCGGCCGGTTCCGGCGCCTGGCCGACGCCCACGGCGCCGAGCTGCGGGCCGTGGCCACCTCGGCCGTCCGGGAGGCCGAGAACCACGACGACTTCCTGCGCCGGGCCCGGCGCCAGGCCGGCGTGGAGGTCGAGGTCGTCTCCGGCGTGGAGGAGGCCCGGCTCATCCACCTGGGCGTGCTGTCGGCCCTGCCCGTCTACGAGCGGCCCCTCCTGCTGTGCGACATCGGCGGCGGCAGCACCGAGCTGCTGCTCGGGCTGCGGGGCGAGGCCCGGGCCGCCCGGTCCCTCAAGTTGGGGGCGGTCCGGCTCACCAACCGCTTCTTCGCCGACGGCCCGCCGTCCAAGTCCGACATCGAGGCCTGCCGGCGCCACGTGAGGGGCGCCCTGGTGGCCTTCGAGCGGGAGGTGCGCCGGGTGGGCTTCGAGGTGGCGGTCGGCTCCTCGGGCACCATCGAGCAGGTGGTGCGCCTGGCCCGCCGCCGGGCCGGCGACGACGACCCGGCCCGCACCTGGAACGGCGCCACGGCCACCGCCGGGGAGATCGGCGAGGTCGCCGCCGAGCTGGCCCGGGCCGCCCGCAAGGGCACCCTGGACCAGGTGGAGGGCCTCGACCCCAAGCGGGCCGACATCATCACCGCCGGCGCCCTCATCCTCGAGGGGGTGGTGCAGCGCCTCGGCGTCGAGGAGCTCACCCTCAGCGAGGCGGCCCTGCGGGAGGGCGTGCTCATCGACACCCTGGAGCGGGTCCGGGGCGGCTCGCTCCACCGGGTCACCGACGTGGGCCGCCACAGCGTCCGCCACCTGGCCGACGCCAACGACCCGGACCCGGCCCACTCGGCCTGGGTGGCCACGCTGGCCCTCCAGCTCCACGACGACCTGGCCGGGCTGCTCGGCCTCGACGCCGAGAGCCGCGACCACCTGGAGGCGGCCGCCCTGTTGGCCAACGTGGGCCTGGCCGTCAGCCACGACGGCCACCACAAGCACTCCTACTACGTCATCCGCAACAGCGACCGGCTGGTCGGCTTCACCGACGCCGAGATCGAGCGCATCGCCCTGGTGGCCCGCTACCACCGCAAGAGCGCCCCCAAGGCCCGCCACCCCGAGTTCGCCCGCCTGGCCCCGGAGGAGCAGGCCGTCGTCCGGGCCCTGGCTGCCCTCCTGCGGGTGGCCATCGGCCTCGACCGCACGCACGGCCAGCGGGTGGCGGCGGCGCGGGCCCGCGCCGTCGGGGGCACCGTCGTGGTCGAGGTCACGCCGGCCGACGGCGCCGAGGTCGACCTGGAGCTCCACACCGCGGCCGAGCGCTCCGACCTGCTGGCCGACGTGCTCGACCGGCCCGTCGAGGTCGTCCGGGCCGGCGCCCCGACCCGGGCCGGCGCCTCGACCCGGGCCGACGCGCCGTGA
- the glpX gene encoding class II fructose-bisphosphatase, translating into MTPEKQVPDRNLAMELVRVTEAAAMAASRWMGRGDKIGADGAAVDAMRIVLDTVAMDGIVVIGEGEKDEAPMLYNGERIGDGTPPQTDIAVDPVEGTTLTALGRGGAISVIAVSERGSMFNPGPCVYMEKLAVGPEAAGLVDVTAPVADNLRAVAKAKGESLRDVTAVVLDRPRHDQLIAEIREAGARIRLIQDGDVIGVVSTAWPEAGADILFGIGGTPEGVLAAAAMKCMGGEIQGRLWPRDEDERQTAVDAGYDLSQVLLTDDLVQGDNCFFAATGITDGEVLRGVHYTASGATTQSLVMRSKSGTVRRIDARHRTDKLQEFSSIDYG; encoded by the coding sequence ATGACGCCCGAGAAGCAGGTACCGGACCGCAACCTGGCCATGGAGCTGGTCCGGGTGACCGAGGCGGCGGCCATGGCGGCCTCGCGGTGGATGGGCCGGGGCGACAAGATCGGGGCCGACGGGGCGGCGGTGGACGCCATGCGGATCGTCCTGGACACCGTGGCTATGGACGGCATCGTCGTCATCGGCGAGGGCGAGAAGGACGAGGCGCCCATGCTCTACAACGGCGAGCGCATCGGCGACGGCACGCCCCCGCAGACCGACATCGCCGTCGACCCGGTGGAGGGCACGACCCTCACCGCCCTCGGTCGCGGCGGCGCCATCTCGGTGATCGCCGTCTCCGAGCGGGGCAGCATGTTCAACCCGGGGCCCTGCGTGTACATGGAGAAGCTGGCCGTCGGGCCCGAGGCCGCCGGCCTGGTCGACGTGACCGCCCCGGTGGCCGACAACCTGCGGGCCGTGGCCAAGGCCAAGGGCGAGTCGCTGCGCGACGTCACCGCGGTGGTGCTCGACCGGCCCCGCCACGACCAGCTCATCGCCGAGATCCGGGAGGCCGGGGCCCGCATCCGCCTCATCCAGGACGGCGACGTGATCGGCGTGGTGTCCACGGCGTGGCCCGAGGCCGGGGCCGACATCCTCTTCGGCATCGGCGGCACCCCCGAGGGGGTCCTGGCCGCGGCGGCCATGAAGTGCATGGGCGGCGAGATCCAGGGCCGGCTGTGGCCCCGGGACGAGGACGAGCGCCAGACCGCGGTGGACGCCGGCTACGACCTGTCCCAGGTGCTGCTCACCGACGACCTGGTGCAGGGCGACAACTGCTTCTTCGCCGCCACCGGCATCACCGACGGCGAGGTCCTCCGGGGCGTGCACTACACGGCGTCGGGGGCGACCACGCAGTCGCTGGTCATGCGGTCCAAGTCGGGCACCGTGCGGCGCATCGACGCCCGCCACCGCACCGACAAGCTCCAGGAGTTCAGCTCCATCGACTACGGCTGA
- the arsC gene encoding arsenate reductase (glutaredoxin) (This arsenate reductase requires both glutathione and glutaredoxin to convert arsenate to arsenite, after which the efflux transporter formed by ArsA and ArsB can extrude the arsenite from the cell, providing resistance.) encodes MPDATIWHNARCSKSRQAKAILTEELAVEVEVREYLKEPPTREELVGLMGMLGIDDPRAMMRTGEDAYRQLGLADASSDELLDAIVEHPVLLERPIVVRGRSAVIGRPPEQVTSLF; translated from the coding sequence TTGCCGGACGCCACCATCTGGCACAACGCCCGCTGCTCCAAGTCTCGCCAGGCCAAGGCCATCCTCACCGAGGAGCTGGCGGTCGAGGTCGAGGTGCGCGAGTACCTGAAGGAGCCACCGACCCGCGAGGAGCTGGTGGGGCTGATGGGCATGCTCGGCATCGACGACCCCCGGGCCATGATGCGCACCGGGGAGGACGCCTACCGGCAGCTGGGCCTGGCCGACGCCAGCTCCGACGAGCTGCTGGACGCCATCGTCGAGCACCCGGTCCTGCTGGAGCGCCCCATCGTGGTCCGGGGCCGCTCGGCGGTCATCGGCCGCCCCCCGGAGCAGGTCACCTCGTTGTTCTGA
- the atpC gene encoding ATP synthase F1 subunit epsilon: MALEVQVVSPEAILWSGEAERVITRTLGEGDIAFLTGHAPFVGALGIGVTEILGADGETVRVAVHGGFVEVSYNRVSILSDVAELADHIDEDRARQAKERAEKALQEAHDDENQAALQRAETRLRAKGTLTSA, encoded by the coding sequence GTGGCGCTCGAGGTCCAGGTCGTCTCGCCCGAAGCCATCCTCTGGTCGGGTGAGGCCGAGCGGGTCATCACCCGCACCCTCGGCGAGGGCGACATCGCCTTCCTCACCGGCCACGCCCCGTTCGTGGGCGCCCTGGGCATCGGGGTCACCGAGATCCTGGGCGCCGACGGCGAGACGGTGCGGGTGGCCGTGCACGGCGGCTTCGTCGAGGTGAGCTACAACCGGGTCTCGATCCTCTCGGACGTGGCCGAGCTGGCCGACCACATCGACGAGGACCGGGCCCGCCAGGCCAAGGAGAGGGCCGAGAAGGCCCTCCAGGAGGCCCACGACGACGAGAACCAGGCCGCCCTCCAGCGCGCCGAGACCCGCCTCCGCGCCAAGGGCACCCTCACCTCGGCCTGA
- the atpD gene encoding F0F1 ATP synthase subunit beta, with product MTVIDEPKTLPEGRVVAIAGPVVDVEFPPDALPEINTAVSMTVENDGDPIVIGGEVAQQIGDNRVRVVCLKPTDGLRRGVTVRNTGRGISVPVGDVVLGHVFNVLGEPLDISSEELGEVAERWDIHRDAPAFDTLEPSATMFETGIKVIDLLTPYKQGGKIGLFGGAGVGKTVLIQEMIRRVAQNHGGVSVFAGVGERTREGTDLLIEMEEAGVLEKAALCFGQMDEPPGVRLRVALSALTMAEYFRDVQQQDVLLFVDNIFRFTQAGSEVSTLLGRMPSAVGYQPTLADEMGQLQERITSTRGRSITSLQAVYVPADDYTDPAPFTSFTHFDGTTELSRDIAALGIYPAVDPLASTSTILAPEVVGDRHYNVAREVQRILQRYKELQDIIAILGLDELSEEDRITVSRARKVQRFLSQPMYVAETFTGLPGVTTPVDEMVDSFEALVQGDLDDLPEQAFLNVGGADAAREKAEQLQRGS from the coding sequence ATGACCGTCATCGACGAGCCGAAGACCCTCCCCGAGGGCCGGGTGGTGGCCATCGCCGGCCCCGTGGTCGACGTGGAGTTCCCGCCCGACGCCCTGCCCGAGATCAACACCGCCGTCTCCATGACCGTCGAGAACGACGGCGACCCCATCGTCATCGGCGGTGAGGTGGCCCAGCAGATCGGCGACAACCGGGTGCGGGTCGTGTGCCTGAAGCCCACCGACGGCCTGCGCCGCGGTGTCACCGTGCGCAACACCGGCCGGGGCATCTCGGTGCCGGTGGGCGACGTGGTCCTGGGCCACGTGTTCAACGTGCTGGGCGAGCCCCTCGACATCTCCTCCGAGGAGCTGGGCGAGGTGGCCGAGCGCTGGGACATCCACCGCGACGCCCCCGCCTTCGACACCCTCGAGCCGTCGGCCACCATGTTCGAGACCGGCATCAAGGTCATCGACCTGCTCACCCCGTACAAGCAGGGCGGCAAGATCGGCCTGTTCGGCGGGGCCGGCGTGGGCAAGACGGTGCTCATCCAGGAGATGATCCGCCGGGTGGCCCAGAACCACGGCGGCGTGTCGGTGTTCGCCGGGGTGGGCGAGCGCACCCGTGAGGGCACCGACCTCCTCATCGAGATGGAGGAGGCGGGCGTGCTGGAGAAGGCCGCCCTGTGCTTCGGCCAGATGGACGAGCCGCCCGGCGTGCGCCTGCGGGTGGCCCTGTCCGCCCTGACCATGGCCGAGTACTTCCGGGACGTGCAGCAGCAGGACGTACTGCTGTTCGTGGACAACATCTTCCGCTTCACCCAGGCCGGCTCCGAGGTGTCGACCCTGCTGGGCCGCATGCCCTCGGCCGTGGGCTACCAGCCCACCCTGGCCGACGAGATGGGCCAGCTGCAGGAGCGCATCACCTCGACCCGGGGCCGGTCCATCACCTCCCTGCAGGCGGTGTACGTGCCGGCCGACGACTACACCGACCCGGCACCGTTCACCAGCTTCACCCACTTCGACGGCACCACCGAGCTCTCCCGCGACATTGCCGCCCTGGGCATCTACCCGGCGGTGGACCCGCTGGCCTCCACCTCCACCATCCTGGCCCCCGAGGTGGTGGGCGACCGCCACTACAACGTGGCCCGCGAGGTGCAGCGCATCCTCCAGCGCTACAAGGAGCTGCAGGACATCATCGCCATCCTGGGCCTCGACGAGCTGTCCGAGGAGGACCGCATCACCGTGTCCCGGGCCCGCAAGGTGCAGCGCTTCCTGTCCCAGCCCATGTACGTGGCCGAGACCTTCACCGGCCTGCCCGGCGTGACCACGCCGGTGGACGAGATGGTCGACTCCTTCGAGGCCCTGGTCCAGGGCGACCTCGACGACCTGCCGGAGCAGGCCTTCCTGAACGTGGGTGGCGCCGACGCCGCCCGCGAGAAGGCCGAGCAGCTCCAGCGCGGGAGCTGA
- a CDS encoding F0F1 ATP synthase subunit gamma produces the protein MAGGQERTLRRRIKSVQSTKKITKAMELIAASRIVKAQQRVAAARPYAEQITEVIGNLARAGAGRGSPLLEARDEVRSVGIVVVAADRGLAGGYNTQIIRLAERALTEAREAGQQVTLVTVGRKADAYFRFRGHDIAASFGGFTDEPTYEDARAVAGAVTERFAEGDIDRVALFYTRFVSLGVQRATEATYLPIDTSEVDEAVTEGPTADYEFEPSPAEILDRLLPRYAEARLYAALLESAASEHAARQRAMKSATDNAEELIVKLSRAMNRARQDAITTEIMEIIGGAESLREGAGGGEDLLVDRIGGVHDLLPDSLAR, from the coding sequence ATGGCCGGAGGCCAGGAGAGGACGCTGCGACGGCGCATCAAGTCCGTCCAGTCGACCAAGAAGATCACCAAGGCGATGGAGCTCATCGCCGCCAGCCGCATCGTCAAGGCCCAGCAGCGGGTCGCCGCCGCCCGGCCCTACGCCGAGCAGATCACCGAGGTGATCGGCAACCTGGCCCGGGCCGGGGCCGGCCGGGGCTCGCCCCTGCTGGAGGCCCGCGACGAGGTCCGCTCGGTGGGCATCGTGGTCGTGGCGGCCGACCGGGGCCTGGCCGGGGGCTACAACACCCAGATCATCCGCCTGGCCGAGCGGGCCCTCACCGAGGCCCGGGAGGCGGGCCAGCAGGTCACCCTGGTCACCGTGGGCCGCAAGGCCGATGCCTACTTCCGCTTCCGGGGCCACGACATCGCGGCCAGCTTCGGCGGCTTCACCGACGAGCCCACCTACGAGGACGCCCGGGCCGTGGCCGGGGCGGTCACCGAGCGCTTCGCCGAGGGCGACATCGACCGGGTGGCGCTCTTCTACACCCGCTTCGTGTCCCTCGGCGTCCAGCGGGCCACCGAGGCCACCTACCTCCCCATCGACACCAGCGAGGTCGACGAGGCCGTCACCGAGGGCCCCACCGCCGACTACGAGTTCGAGCCCAGCCCGGCCGAGATCCTCGACCGGCTGCTGCCCCGCTACGCCGAGGCCCGCCTGTACGCCGCCCTGCTGGAGTCGGCCGCCTCGGAGCACGCGGCCCGCCAGCGGGCCATGAAGTCCGCCACCGACAACGCGGAGGAGCTCATCGTGAAGCTCAGCCGTGCCATGAACCGAGCCCGCCAGGACGCCATCACCACCGAGATCATGGAGATCATCGGCGGGGCGGAGTCCCTGCGCGAGGGCGCCGGCGGCGGCGAGGACCTCCTCGTCGACCGCATCGGCGGCGTCCACGACCTGCTTCCCGACTCGCTCGCCCGCTGA
- the atpA gene encoding F0F1 ATP synthase subunit alpha has protein sequence MAELTITPEDITAALRKNLEGFTPDMAAAQVGRVIEVGDGIARVEGLPDCAVNEMLEFQDGSTGLALNLDEGSIGAVVLGDVQGIEEGQSVRATGQILSVPAGDGLLGRVVNTLGQPIDGKGALTNVQDRRMEIQAPGITGRKPVHEPLQTGIKAIDAMTPIGRGQRELIIGDRKTGKTTVAIDTILNQKGLGVKCVYVAIGQKASTVAQTVATLASHGAMDYTVVVVAPASDPAPYKYLAPYAGCAMGQHWMENAEHALVVYDDLSKQAEAYRQVSLLLRRPPGREAYPGDVFYLHSRLLERAAKLSDANGAGSMTALPIIETKAGDISAYIPTNVISITDGQVFLEDDLFKSGVRPAINVGQSVSRVGGAAQIKAMKTAVGTLKGDLAQFRELEAFASFGSDLDKVSQATLERGYRLTELLKQGLNSPLPVEEQVLVLYAGTRGHLDSVPVPRVKEYETDLITWFRTRHGDILDAIRDDGKIPDEDALTAAIEAFTHDFAPDGEA, from the coding sequence ATGGCTGAGCTCACCATCACCCCCGAAGACATCACCGCTGCCCTCCGCAAGAACCTGGAGGGCTTCACGCCCGACATGGCCGCGGCCCAGGTGGGCCGGGTCATCGAGGTGGGCGACGGCATCGCCCGCGTCGAGGGCCTGCCCGACTGCGCGGTCAACGAGATGCTGGAGTTCCAGGACGGGTCCACGGGCCTGGCCCTGAACCTGGACGAGGGGTCGATCGGCGCCGTGGTGCTGGGCGACGTCCAGGGCATCGAGGAGGGCCAGTCGGTCCGGGCCACCGGCCAGATCCTCTCGGTCCCGGCCGGCGACGGCCTGCTGGGCCGGGTGGTGAACACCCTGGGCCAGCCCATCGACGGCAAGGGCGCCCTGACCAACGTCCAGGACCGGCGCATGGAGATCCAGGCCCCGGGCATCACCGGGCGCAAGCCGGTGCACGAGCCGCTGCAGACCGGCATCAAGGCCATCGACGCCATGACCCCCATCGGCCGGGGCCAGCGCGAGCTCATCATCGGCGACCGCAAGACGGGCAAGACCACCGTCGCCATCGACACCATCCTCAACCAGAAGGGCCTGGGGGTGAAGTGCGTGTACGTGGCCATCGGCCAGAAGGCCTCCACCGTGGCCCAGACCGTGGCCACCCTGGCCAGCCACGGCGCCATGGACTACACGGTCGTGGTGGTGGCCCCGGCCTCGGACCCGGCGCCCTACAAGTACCTGGCCCCCTACGCCGGCTGCGCCATGGGCCAGCACTGGATGGAGAACGCCGAGCACGCCCTGGTGGTCTACGACGACCTGTCCAAGCAGGCCGAGGCCTACCGCCAGGTGTCGCTGCTGCTGCGCCGCCCGCCGGGCCGCGAGGCCTACCCCGGCGACGTCTTCTACCTGCACAGCCGGCTCCTGGAGCGGGCGGCCAAGCTGTCCGACGCCAACGGCGCCGGGTCCATGACCGCCCTGCCCATCATCGAGACCAAGGCCGGCGACATCTCGGCCTACATCCCCACCAACGTGATCTCCATCACCGACGGCCAGGTCTTCCTGGAGGACGACCTGTTCAAGTCGGGCGTGCGGCCGGCCATCAACGTGGGCCAGTCGGTGTCCCGGGTGGGCGGCGCGGCCCAGATCAAGGCCATGAAGACCGCGGTGGGCACCCTCAAGGGTGACCTGGCGCAGTTCCGCGAGCTGGAGGCCTTCGCCTCGTTCGGCTCCGACCTGGACAAGGTGTCCCAGGCCACCCTGGAGCGGGGCTACCGCCTCACCGAGCTGCTCAAGCAGGGCCTCAACTCGCCCCTCCCGGTGGAGGAGCAGGTGCTGGTGCTCTACGCCGGCACCCGGGGCCACCTCGACTCGGTCCCGGTGCCCCGGGTCAAGGAGTACGAGACCGACCTCATCACCTGGTTCCGGACCCGCCACGGCGACATCCTCGACGCCATCCGGGACGACGGGAAGATCCCCGACGAGGACGCCCTGACCGCCGCCATCGAGGCCTTCACCCACGACTTCGCCCCCGACGGCGAGGCCTGA